AGTATATGTATCTGATTCCATGAAGGCGTTCTGTTGCAGATAATCTTCCCTTATTGACTTTGCAACTTCCAGTTTAAGCTGATCTTTTTCTGAAAGTGTATCTCTTCCTACCAGTCTTACAATTTCCTGTAGGCTTGATTCTTCCTGTAACAGAGCCATGGCTCTTTTTCTATTTTGAGAGAATTCAGGTCCTACATTTACATCCATCCAGCTATCTACCTTTGTCTGATACAATGAATATGAATTCAGCCAGTTAATAGCCGGGAAGTGTCTTCTGTATGCAAGGTTTGCGTCAAGTCCCCAGAATACCTTAACTATTCTAAGAGTAGCCTGTGATACTGGTTCAGAAATATCCCCTCCTGGAGGTGATACTGCTCCGATTACTGTCAATGCTCCTTCTCTTCCATCTTTTCCAAGACAGATTACCTTTCCTGATCTTTCATAGAAGTCAGCAGCTCTTGATCCAAGGTAAGCCGGATATCCTTCATCTCCTGGCATTTCTTCCAGACGTCCTGACATTTCACGAAGTGCTTCTGCCCATCTTGATGTGGAATCTGCCATTATTGCCACTGAATATCCCATATCTCTAAAGTATTCTGCAATTGTTATTCCTGTATATATACTTGCTTCCCTCGCTGCAACCGGCATATTTGAAGTATTTGCTATAAGTACAGTTCTTTTCATCAGAGATTGTCCTGTATTTGGATCTATTATTTCCGGGAATTCCATAAGAACGTCTGTCATTTCGTTTCCACGTTCTCCACAACCTACGTATACTATTATCTGTGCATCTGCCCATTTTGCCAATTGGTGCTGAACGACAGTTTTTCCAGATCCAAACGGTCCTGGAACACAGGCAGTTCCACCTTTAGTTACAGGGAAGAATGTATCAATTACTCTTTGTCCTGTTACTAGTGGAGCTTCAGGATTCAATTTCTGTTTATATTTTCTTCCTCTACGTACAGGCCATTTCTGCATAAGCTGTATATTTACATCACCGTTTGCAGTTTCCACCACAGCAACTGTATCTGTAACAGTAAAGCTTCCTTTTTCTATTGATTTCAGTGTTCCTTCAACTCCTAAAGGAATCATGATTTTATGGCTTATAACTGAAGTTTCCTGAACTGTTCCTATTATATCTCCAGCTTCAACTTTTTCCCCTGCACTTACAACAGGTTCAAAATCCCATTTTTTTTCTCTATTTAAAGAAGGTACTGCTACCCCTTTATTCAAATAATCTCCTGCAACTTCCTGAAATTCCTTTAACGGTCTCTGTATACCATCAAACATTGCTTCAAGAAGTCCTGGTCCTAATTCAACACTTAGAGGTTCACCTGTAGAATAAACCGGCTCTCCTGGTCCAATTCCTACTGTTTCTTCATAAACCTGTATAGAAGCCCTGTCACCTCTCATTTCTATTATTTCCCCTATTAATTTATTATCGGAAACCTGTACAACGTCATATACATTTGCTTCATCCATTCCTTCTGCTACGACAAGAGGTCCCGATACTTTTATAATTTTTCCTACTTTCAATGAACATCTCCTTCTTTCTTCAAAGTTTTCGAAGTATTATTTTGCTATTTTTCTTTAAAATATATTTGAACCTATGGCTTTTTCTACGTAATCATTTATTTTCTGAATTCCTATTCCTGAACTTCCCTGGTTATTCGGTATTAGAATAATAGCAGGTAAAAGCTCCCTGTTATATCTTTCCACTGTTTCCTCCACAAGGGCGGCAACTTGTTCAGTTACAAATATGATTCCATAATTTTCATTTGCCAGGGTATCTATAGTTTTTCTTGCTTCTTCTTTACTTACAACAGGATAGACATCCACTCCCAATGCCTTAAAAGCTAAAATTGAATCCTTATCTCCGACTACTCCTATCTTATGCATAAGTATCACGCAACCTTTCTTTAATTCTGTCAGAGTCTAGGCTGTTGATTTTCCCAACCATTATCATTCTTATGGCATTTATTTCTCTTTCTTTTGCCACAAGATAAGTAAATAAAGGTTCTGGTCCAAACACAACATATTTAGATTCCCTGTTTAGCGCCATCAGGTAGTTATCTGAAATCTTTTCAAGCTCAGACAGTCTTCCTGTATTTTCAAATGCTTCTATTCCTGCTGTCAGATATGTTCCTATCTTTTCTTTTCTGAATTTATTGGCTATCATTTCAGGAGTATCATTCAAAGAAACTACTATTTTATCCTTTGGTATGTTTCCTCCTTCATGTATTACACCTTCAAGGAATTTCAAATCCCTATTCTGCTTTTTAACTCTTAATAAAGTGATTATATTTTGAAAGTCAATAAGTCCTGAAACATAATCCCTCATTATTTCCACATCTATTTTAGACGCAATTTTTGATAGATGTTTATAATAATATTTATCCACTATCAGATCAATTTTCTGAGGATCATTATTTTCAGCAAAATCCTTTTCCACTTCATCAATTGCCTCAATAAATTCTTCAGGCAGATCTTCATAATTCTGTATTTCAAATTTCTGTTTCAGTTTAGAAGCCTTTACAGTACCGGCATCCATTAGTAGATCTGTAAAATCCTTTCCTGAAAGCTTACTTTTCAATAATACTTTTAAATTATGATAATCATATTTAATTGAAAGAATATCTACGATTTCACTGTCGTTGCTCATTTCCCTAACGAGGGAGAACACTCTTTCAGTTTCTCTTCTCAATATTTTTTCATAACTTCTGCTATCTTTTATATCAGCCATATTGTGAGAGTATTCCGTTTCTCCCAGCTGTTTCAGTACATCGTCGGGAGACCCGGCTTCAATCATTCTTTCAAGCCTGTTTTTAGTCAGAAGTCTCTTTTCCAGCACTCTGACAGTTACGACGCTTCGCCCGTAATCCATTCTATTCATGTACTTTCTCCCTTACTATATGGATATTATGAAAAGAGAAGTTTTGAAATCTCAACTTCCAATTCATCTCTCATAAAGTCAAGTTTTACTTCAAAAGTATAATTTTCCTGTATTCCATTTTCTTCAATAATAAACCCTGAAGAAACAGACTCATCTTCTGCTACATGTATTCCAGGAAATTCATTCTTGACTCTACCAATATATTCTTTTTTTACAATCAGCTTTTTATTTTCATTAAATGAAGCTGTATCTATATTTTTTTTCAAATAGTTCATATATTCTTCTTCATTTAAATTAACAAGCCTGTCCTTTAATCTTCCTATAACTCTTTCAATTACCGTCTGTTTAGCCTTCAATTTTTCATTTCTTGCTTTAAGTCCGGCACTTGCTTTTATTCTCTCTGATATTAATTCTCTTTCCTTCGCTGCAGCTTCAAGTATATCTTCCTTTCTGGAATCAATCTTTTTCAGGCTTGAATTAAATTTTTCTTCAGCCTGAGCTTCTGCATTTTTTACAATCTCTGCAGCTTTTTCCTTAGCATCATTTAATATTTTTGCTGTTAAGTTATCCAAACTAGACATTATTTCACATCCTTAACTTTACGTCTTATTGTTTTCAGTTTATATCACCTCAAATGATTGATGAATATCTTCTATTTGAAAGATACTCCTGATAAAAGCATAATTGATACAACAAATGCTAACAATGCGTAAGTTTCAACCATTACCGCATAAACTATACCTTTTGTAGACTGTTCTTCATTTTTAGCCAGTAAGCTGATACCTGAAGCTGCAACTCTTCCTTGGAATATTGCTGATCCATATCCTGCTATTGCTATTGGAAGACAAGCTATAAATATGTAAATTCCTTCTGCAATACTCATTTGCGGATTTAATCTACCTAATACCATAAGTCCAATAACGAATCCATATAACCCTTGTGTTCCTGGCAATAATTGTAATACTAATGATTTACCAAATTTTTCAGGTTCTTCAGCCATAAGACCTGCTGCAACTTCTCCGACCATTCCAACTCCTTTTGCTGATCCTATACCTGATAAAAATACTGCCACTGCTGCTCCTAAAGCTGCAAAAATAAGTCCACTTTGTTCTCCAAATAATGTTGATAAGTTCATGTTTTCCTCCTAAATTTTTATTTTTTATTTTTTTATTTAATTTTCAATAAATAGTTTCCTAAATTTCTTAATCATCTAAATTGATATATTTACTTTCAGTTCTAAAATCTTTAAAAGGTTTTCCTCCACCTTCATAAAATTTCCCAAAGAACTCAACATATATCAATCTTGAAGTATGAACATAAGCTCCAAGGAATGAAAGGAAAAGATTGAATAAATGTCCTACAACAAGTATTATAGGTATAAATAAGAATCCTATCCAGCTTCCACCCAGCATTGCGGCTATCATGTTCATTGCCTGTGCAATAAATCCTCCTGATAGTCCAAGTGCCATAAGTCTTGAATATGATACCAAATCTCCTACATAACTTGAAATTCCATAAAGGCTATAAAGTCCTCCTCCAATTTTTCCTCCGATACTCTTAGCTTCTCTTCCTCCAGTAAGAACAATTCCTACCATTCCTACAATCATTATCCACATGGATACACTTGTAATAACTGGTGATAAATTCATAAGAGAGAAAGTTAAATAAACTATACCTCCACTAAGTGCCATATACCAGAAACCTACATCATACAATGCATCTAATGGTTTTCCTTCCTTAAATAGAAGATAAGCTTTTATTGCCAATCCAAAGAATAAATGTATCAATCCAAATGCAATTGAACCTATTAATAATTTCTGGAATTCATTTGCAGGGTTAACAAGTCTCCATAATCCTGGAATTTCATATCCAAAGTATGAACCATAAAGAACTCCCCAGATAATTACTGAAAAACTTAAATAAAAGAAAAATTGCACTAAAAGTTTCGATTTTTTATTCAAGTTGAAAAATTTCAATACAAACAAAGTTCCAAGTAATAATGTAAGTCCATATCCTGCGTCTGCTCCCATCATTCCAAAGAATACTATGTAGAAAGGTGTAAGCAGAGGTGTAGGATCTATTTCATTGTATTTTGGATAAGCATACATTTCTGTCAGACTTTCAAAAGCAGTAACTATTTTGTTATTTTTAAGTTTTATCGGTACTTCAGAATCATCTTTTTCCGCTTCCTCAAATGTCACATAATAGTTTTCACCTGTTATTTCCTTAACTGCATTTTCAAATTCATCTTTTTTGTCTGAAGGAATCCATCCATTAATAATACAAGTATTTTTAGTTTCAGCTAATTTTTCAGATTCAGTTATTCTCAGTTTCTTATTTTTCAAATATTCATAAACTGCTTCCAAATCTCCTAATTCGCCATCATATTCCTTAATTTCCTCTTTTATCTGTTTCTTTTCGTTTCTCAATTCCTCAATTTCTTCTTTAAATCGTCTCATATGGTCAGAAGGAATTCCATCTATATTCAAATCTGTAACCGAAAAG
This portion of the Leptotrichia sp. oral taxon 215 str. W9775 genome encodes:
- a CDS encoding V-type ATP synthase subunit E; protein product: MSSLDNLTAKILNDAKEKAAEIVKNAEAQAEEKFNSSLKKIDSRKEDILEAAAKERELISERIKASAGLKARNEKLKAKQTVIERVIGRLKDRLVNLNEEEYMNYLKKNIDTASFNENKKLIVKKEYIGRVKNEFPGIHVAEDESVSSGFIIEENGIQENYTFEVKLDFMRDELEVEISKLLFS
- a CDS encoding V-type ATP synthase subunit K, translated to MNLSTLFGEQSGLIFAALGAAVAVFLSGIGSAKGVGMVGEVAAGLMAEEPEKFGKSLVLQLLPGTQGLYGFVIGLMVLGRLNPQMSIAEGIYIFIACLPIAIAGYGSAIFQGRVAASGISLLAKNEEQSTKGIVYAVMVETYALLAFVVSIMLLSGVSFK
- a CDS encoding V-type ATP synthase subunit A; this encodes MKVGKIIKVSGPLVVAEGMDEANVYDVVQVSDNKLIGEIIEMRGDRASIQVYEETVGIGPGEPVYSTGEPLSVELGPGLLEAMFDGIQRPLKEFQEVAGDYLNKGVAVPSLNREKKWDFEPVVSAGEKVEAGDIIGTVQETSVISHKIMIPLGVEGTLKSIEKGSFTVTDTVAVVETANGDVNIQLMQKWPVRRGRKYKQKLNPEAPLVTGQRVIDTFFPVTKGGTACVPGPFGSGKTVVQHQLAKWADAQIIVYVGCGERGNEMTDVLMEFPEIIDPNTGQSLMKRTVLIANTSNMPVAAREASIYTGITIAEYFRDMGYSVAIMADSTSRWAEALREMSGRLEEMPGDEGYPAYLGSRAADFYERSGKVICLGKDGREGALTVIGAVSPPGGDISEPVSQATLRIVKVFWGLDANLAYRRHFPAINWLNSYSLYQTKVDSWMDVNVGPEFSQNRKRAMALLQEESSLQEIVRLVGRDTLSEKDQLKLEVAKSIREDYLQQNAFMESDTYTSLTKQDKMLQLVLKFYDEANRGLESGAYLKEISEMPVREKIARAKYMPESDLDKMNDILNEIENEVDNLINKGGSLDA
- a CDS encoding V-type ATP synthase subunit I — its product is MAIVKMSKFNLIAFESQKSKLLKNLQKFREVSFIDIDLEENMNTDEEKIVKKVVNNEDLTRIDERLNGVENAISLVRKYHVSKKGLKAMMAGNDNYTFEELSEKIETYDWKKTYLDLKKLGAKLNQLNSEISKKYTEIEHISLWKKLDINPADLKKLKRVTGYLGTVPVKMKSTFIDRISELDKTYYEELNETKEDMYYLVISDNSNEEKAKLNDVFRAGSFSVTDLNIDGIPSDHMRRFKEEIEELRNEKKQIKEEIKEYDGELGDLEAVYEYLKNKKLRITESEKLAETKNTCIINGWIPSDKKDEFENAVKEITGENYYVTFEEAEKDDSEVPIKLKNNKIVTAFESLTEMYAYPKYNEIDPTPLLTPFYIVFFGMMGADAGYGLTLLLGTLFVLKFFNLNKKSKLLVQFFFYLSFSVIIWGVLYGSYFGYEIPGLWRLVNPANEFQKLLIGSIAFGLIHLFFGLAIKAYLLFKEGKPLDALYDVGFWYMALSGGIVYLTFSLMNLSPVITSVSMWIMIVGMVGIVLTGGREAKSIGGKIGGGLYSLYGISSYVGDLVSYSRLMALGLSGGFIAQAMNMIAAMLGGSWIGFLFIPIILVVGHLFNLFLSFLGAYVHTSRLIYVEFFGKFYEGGGKPFKDFRTESKYINLDD
- a CDS encoding V-type ATP synthase subunit F, which translates into the protein MHKIGVVGDKDSILAFKALGVDVYPVVSKEEARKTIDTLANENYGIIFVTEQVAALVEETVERYNRELLPAIILIPNNQGSSGIGIQKINDYVEKAIGSNIF
- a CDS encoding V-type ATP synthase subunit C, with amino-acid sequence MNRMDYGRSVVTVRVLEKRLLTKNRLERMIEAGSPDDVLKQLGETEYSHNMADIKDSRSYEKILRRETERVFSLVREMSNDSEIVDILSIKYDYHNLKVLLKSKLSGKDFTDLLMDAGTVKASKLKQKFEIQNYEDLPEEFIEAIDEVEKDFAENNDPQKIDLIVDKYYYKHLSKIASKIDVEIMRDYVSGLIDFQNIITLLRVKKQNRDLKFLEGVIHEGGNIPKDKIVVSLNDTPEMIANKFRKEKIGTYLTAGIEAFENTGRLSELEKISDNYLMALNRESKYVVFGPEPLFTYLVAKEREINAIRMIMVGKINSLDSDRIKERLRDTYA